The genomic window GTTTGAGTGGTGCCGGCTTGGCTGATAAGGCTGCGCAATCGGATGAGGGCGCTATAATTGTCCCGCTGTGCTCGAAGTGTCGACACTTTATTCAATTGGGCGGCTGCGCCCGCTGTGCTTATTCAAGGACCCTGTATGCGTCACCCTTTTTCTGTGGACAGGCACTGCCTGAAACTGGCGGACCAGCACCTGAGCTATCGGCTCTATCACAACGCGGCGGCGCTATCGGACCGCAGGCTGGTGCTGCTGCACGGGGCCGGTGTGGCCGGGCTGGATACCTGGCATGCGCTGACCGCTTTCACTCAGCAGTGGCGCTGGATACTGGTGCCTGATCAGCGCGGCATGGGGGATACCCGCAGTCCCGATGGTCAGGAGTATCCCTATGTAGTCCAGACACTGGTGGCGGATCTGGAAGCCCTGGTGGATCACCTGGGCTGGCAGGCGTTTGATCTGGGCGGCTATTCCCTGGGCGGGTTGGTGGCGATGTTATTCAAGCAGCGGCATTCGACGCGGGTAAAAAAACAGTATCTGCTGGAGTCCGCTATCCTGGATCGGCCGGACTGGAGCAGTACCGTGGCGTTGCGCCAGCGTTACAGTCATGCGGCGGGTCACCTGAGTGGCAGCGATGCTGCGCAGGGCATCATCCAGTTTCTCGATGCAATTTCACCGGATCGCAAGATCAAGCCTGAGGCCGAGCGGATGATGGTATCCCGTCTGGCGGCGCGTCCGCAGGGCTTTGCCAATGCGCTCAATGCCGTCACCCGGGCAATCAATGAGGTGAACCGCGACGACATAGTCGCCGCCCAGGGCGATGTCAGCAGCTTTATCGGTGGGCGCAGCGTCGATCCCATGCACCAGTACCACCGTCATCTGGCTGAACGCCTGCCCAACTGGCACTACTTTCTGGTGGCCGGCACCGATCATTCGCTGCCGTTCCAGAAGCCCCGCCAGATTGCGGCAACCATGCAAGCCGAACTGTTGCGTTATATGGGATCTGCCGACACTTGCGCGTGATGTGTGGTGTGAACGGCGGTTTTAGTAGG from Marinobacterium aestuarii includes these protein-coding regions:
- a CDS encoding alpha/beta fold hydrolase, yielding MRHPFSVDRHCLKLADQHLSYRLYHNAAALSDRRLVLLHGAGVAGLDTWHALTAFTQQWRWILVPDQRGMGDTRSPDGQEYPYVVQTLVADLEALVDHLGWQAFDLGGYSLGGLVAMLFKQRHSTRVKKQYLLESAILDRPDWSSTVALRQRYSHAAGHLSGSDAAQGIIQFLDAISPDRKIKPEAERMMVSRLAARPQGFANALNAVTRAINEVNRDDIVAAQGDVSSFIGGRSVDPMHQYHRHLAERLPNWHYFLVAGTDHSLPFQKPRQIAATMQAELLRYMGSADTCA